One Candidatus Palauibacter scopulicola DNA window includes the following coding sequences:
- a CDS encoding TonB-dependent receptor: MIQIFTKRGTIGTPRFTFRGDLTGISVPTNRILPVADFAGRVCSSPGCTGDGDAQRLSDAVNLMSSRWGQPVSPWEPIERDLIPELLTTGFGQTYSGSLQGGSSVFQYFASARLASEDGPYDAARNFDVVEGLDPEDDTNRRASIHTNFTLIPSSDLRIGVTTLYSDMAHSTPDNSNNIYGVFSSALMSQLRLANADPELGQINYYGQPAFATLRENAYQLNQVNSQHFAGSTNIDFSPSEAFNINGTFGIDFTSDDAASFRPYRWNVDGFSGSTPDGSRNVQENRSRELTADIKGSYVFSTPRLENTLLFGGQGFLRQSQSAGGSGRDFPGPGLETLSALGSESSFENWLRVTQIGGYVQDQVAWDNWLFLTVGARWDANSAFGEAFNTALYPKANFAIVPSEQWDSEVFSSMRIKGAYGTSGLQPGAFDKFTTFSSLGTEVGPGVQPSNLGNEQLKPEVSTELEFGIDLGLFNDRWSVEATYWDRVVTDAMVARQFPVTGGFTQTQLDNIGEVTAHGVEFGIRGNLIQARDISLNVFANTAFLSEKITDMGGAPPLKTGGSYPRYRNYLVEGFTPGAFFGARVADVAIPLNILDPVDGQCVVPTRDQALAYFSQPRNPNSFKPLAIGNEDFGTPNGGLASHNCGAGLLDTHLGDPTPDYAGSFGFDLAFLGNFQLTTLMEYKFGHQVQDLSGMFRRANNFIGRNTPRSAELYATMLNPGSSADERLDAAVAWAHEVEGLSPMSGMNGIYDADWIQWRELSLSYRVPATFVQRWGFSAATVNMGVRNLLLFMLGDYPGMDPEGNVLGRCNGGLNCNFLNSTEGWGIPVPRRFTMSVRVTF, from the coding sequence GTGATCCAGATCTTCACGAAGCGCGGCACCATCGGGACCCCGCGCTTCACCTTCCGGGGCGACCTGACCGGGATCTCCGTGCCGACCAACCGCATTCTGCCGGTCGCCGACTTCGCCGGCCGCGTCTGCTCCAGTCCCGGATGCACGGGAGACGGCGACGCCCAGCGTCTGTCGGATGCCGTCAACCTGATGTCGTCGCGCTGGGGGCAGCCCGTGTCGCCCTGGGAGCCGATCGAGCGCGACCTGATTCCCGAGCTGCTCACCACGGGATTCGGCCAGACCTATTCCGGATCGCTGCAGGGTGGATCGAGCGTGTTCCAGTACTTCGCTTCGGCGCGCCTCGCCAGCGAGGACGGGCCGTACGACGCGGCGAGGAACTTCGACGTGGTGGAGGGGCTGGACCCCGAGGACGACACCAACCGCCGCGCATCGATCCACACCAACTTCACGCTGATCCCGAGCAGCGACCTGCGGATCGGCGTGACGACGCTCTATTCCGACATGGCGCACAGCACGCCCGACAACTCGAACAACATCTACGGCGTGTTCTCGTCGGCGCTCATGTCCCAGCTTCGGCTCGCCAACGCCGACCCGGAACTCGGGCAGATCAACTACTACGGCCAGCCGGCGTTCGCGACGCTGCGCGAGAACGCCTATCAGCTGAACCAGGTGAACTCGCAGCATTTCGCGGGATCCACCAACATCGACTTCTCGCCCAGCGAGGCGTTCAACATCAACGGAACCTTCGGGATCGACTTCACGTCGGACGACGCGGCCAGCTTCCGCCCCTACCGGTGGAACGTGGACGGCTTCTCGGGCTCGACGCCGGACGGAAGCCGGAACGTCCAGGAGAACCGTAGCCGCGAGCTGACGGCCGACATCAAGGGATCGTACGTCTTCAGCACGCCCCGGCTCGAGAACACGCTGCTGTTCGGCGGCCAGGGCTTCCTGCGCCAGTCGCAGTCGGCCGGCGGCAGCGGACGCGACTTCCCCGGTCCCGGCCTGGAGACGCTTTCGGCGCTGGGCTCCGAGTCCTCGTTCGAGAACTGGCTGCGGGTGACACAGATCGGCGGATACGTGCAGGACCAGGTCGCGTGGGACAACTGGCTCTTCCTGACCGTGGGCGCTCGCTGGGATGCGAACTCGGCGTTCGGCGAGGCGTTCAACACCGCCCTCTATCCGAAGGCCAACTTCGCGATCGTCCCGAGCGAACAGTGGGATAGCGAGGTCTTCTCGTCGATGCGGATCAAGGGAGCCTACGGCACGTCCGGGCTGCAGCCGGGCGCCTTCGACAAGTTCACGACCTTCTCGTCGCTGGGCACCGAAGTGGGTCCCGGCGTCCAGCCGTCGAATCTCGGCAACGAGCAGTTGAAGCCCGAGGTGTCCACGGAGCTGGAGTTCGGGATCGATCTGGGCCTTTTCAACGACCGGTGGTCCGTCGAGGCGACCTACTGGGACCGGGTGGTCACCGACGCCATGGTCGCGCGGCAGTTCCCGGTCACGGGCGGGTTCACGCAGACCCAGCTCGACAACATCGGCGAGGTGACGGCCCACGGCGTCGAGTTCGGCATCCGCGGCAACCTGATCCAGGCGCGGGATATCTCGCTCAACGTGTTCGCGAACACGGCCTTCCTGTCCGAGAAGATCACGGACATGGGCGGGGCGCCTCCGCTGAAGACCGGCGGCAGCTATCCGCGCTACCGCAACTACCTGGTCGAGGGCTTCACGCCGGGCGCCTTCTTCGGCGCCAGGGTCGCCGATGTGGCGATCCCGCTGAACATCCTCGATCCGGTCGACGGCCAGTGCGTCGTGCCGACGCGCGACCAGGCGCTCGCGTACTTCAGTCAGCCGCGCAATCCCAACAGCTTCAAGCCGCTGGCGATCGGCAACGAGGACTTCGGAACGCCCAACGGAGGGCTGGCGTCGCATAACTGCGGGGCCGGATTGCTTGACACGCACCTCGGCGATCCCACTCCGGACTACGCGGGCTCCTTCGGCTTCGACCTCGCGTTCCTGGGCAACTTCCAGCTGACGACGCTCATGGAGTACAAGTTCGGCCACCAGGTGCAGGATCTGTCGGGCATGTTCCGGCGCGCCAACAACTTCATCGGGCGCAACACGCCGCGCTCGGCCGAACTGTACGCCACGATGCTGAACCCCGGTTCGTCGGCGGACGAGCGGCTCGATGCGGCGGTCGCCTGGGCCCACGAAGTCGAGGGTCTCTCCCCGATGAGCGGCATGAACGGGATCTACGATGCCGACTGGATCCAGTGGCGGGAGCTGTCGCTCAGCTACCGTGTGCCGGCCACGTTCGTCCAGCGCTGGGGCTTCTCGGCCGCTACGGTGAACATGGGCGTACGCAACCTGCTGCTCTTCATGCTGGGCGACTATCCCGGCATGGACCCGGAGGGCAACGTCCTCGGGCGCTGCAACGGAGGCCTCAACTGCAACTTCCTGAATTCGACGGAAGGCTGGGGCATCCCGGTGCCACGGCGCTTCACGATGTCCGTGCGCGTCACTTTCTAG
- a CDS encoding glycine cleavage T C-terminal barrel domain-containing protein, whose product MTETFDMALIQRGARLRRSPYFEATLRDGCRSYTVYNHMFLPTRYDDLHAEYEKLLNGVTVWDVSVERQVEITGPDAFEFTNLLTPRDLSKCAVGQGKYVLIGAADGGIVNDPVLLRLAENHFWLALADSDVLLYAKGIALNAGLDVEIREPDVSPMQVQGPKSKEVVRRLFGDDVVKLPYYWFLETDLDGIPVVVTRTGWSGEVGYEIYLRDGSRGVELWDRVLEAGRDLGISPTGPSDIRRIEAGILNYGIDMTLDTNPYEVGLGWQVDFDQEGDFIGREALVRIAEEGPRRLLAGIEISGAPLDLNMDRWPVRGGGANGDGGAIGFVTSAVYSPRLGKNIGYALVPTAVGELGTRLAVTTPDGERDAVVVPRPFVDPGKEIPKS is encoded by the coding sequence ATGACCGAAACCTTTGACATGGCCTTGATTCAGCGCGGGGCCCGGCTACGCCGTTCGCCCTACTTCGAGGCCACGCTCCGGGACGGGTGCCGGAGCTATACGGTCTACAACCACATGTTTCTGCCGACGCGCTACGACGACCTGCACGCGGAGTACGAGAAGCTCCTGAACGGCGTCACGGTGTGGGACGTGAGCGTCGAGCGGCAGGTGGAGATCACGGGGCCGGACGCCTTCGAGTTCACGAACCTGCTCACGCCCCGGGACCTGTCGAAGTGTGCCGTCGGGCAGGGCAAGTACGTCCTCATCGGCGCCGCCGACGGGGGCATCGTGAACGACCCGGTGCTGCTGCGCCTCGCCGAGAATCACTTCTGGCTCGCGCTGGCCGACAGCGACGTGCTGCTGTACGCGAAGGGGATCGCGCTCAACGCCGGCCTCGACGTCGAGATCCGCGAGCCGGACGTCTCGCCCATGCAGGTGCAGGGCCCGAAGTCGAAGGAAGTCGTGCGCCGGCTGTTCGGGGACGACGTCGTCAAGCTCCCCTACTACTGGTTCCTGGAGACGGACCTGGACGGCATCCCCGTGGTCGTGACCCGGACGGGGTGGAGCGGCGAGGTCGGCTACGAAATCTACCTGAGGGACGGAAGCCGGGGCGTCGAACTGTGGGACCGCGTGCTGGAAGCGGGCCGCGACCTGGGCATCTCCCCCACCGGCCCGTCGGACATCCGCCGCATCGAAGCCGGCATCCTCAACTACGGCATCGACATGACGCTGGACACGAACCCGTACGAAGTCGGGCTCGGCTGGCAGGTCGATTTCGACCAGGAGGGCGACTTCATCGGCCGCGAGGCGCTGGTCCGGATCGCCGAGGAGGGGCCCCGGAGGCTGCTCGCCGGCATCGAAATCTCGGGCGCGCCGCTCGACCTGAACATGGACCGCTGGCCCGTGCGCGGCGGCGGCGCGAACGGGGACGGCGGCGCGATCGGATTCGTCACGTCCGCCGTGTATTCGCCGCGGCTCGGGAAGAACATCGGCTACGCCCTCGTCCCGACCGCGGTCGGAGAGCTGGGCACGCGCCTGGCCGTGACGACGCCGGACGGAGAGAGGGACGCCGTCGTGGTGCCCCGACCCTTCGTGGATCCGGGCAAGGAGATCCCCAAGTCCTAG
- a CDS encoding Fic family protein — translation MNRVLHELPEAFVSHTAISREVSRAVSAGRLRKLASRLYTKNFEDSPEEIVRRNLWAIVAGYFPGALVVDRTAFETVPAPDGTVCLVSERGRTTELPGIVLRPRRGPGPISSDMPFLDGLYLSSQARAFLENMRPSRARSGRVPRTLTQAQVEERLDRLIRVSGEAAINRLRDEARAIATELDLEREAAHLDTLIGTLLGTRESRLDSHVARGRSRGRAYDPDRMELFHTLHQALRDHPPRDRPEVRRDSPGPTTLAFFEAYFSNFVEGTEFLVSEAVEIVFEGRIPPQRPADAHDVIGTWRIVSDRAEMRRTPEDPEAFVSLLQGRHRRIMSERPETGPGEFKVAGNRAGQTVFVAPDLVPGTLEQGFALYRSLESPFDRAVYMMFLVSEVHPFADGNGRVARVMMNAELVAGGAERVVIPTAFRDDYLAALRALSRTRRPEPLIQALDYAQRWTIAVEWTSIPETQQQLDACHAFLDPAEAEAEGKRLRMPR, via the coding sequence ATGAACCGGGTGTTGCACGAACTGCCCGAAGCTTTCGTGTCCCATACGGCCATCAGCCGGGAGGTATCCCGGGCCGTGAGCGCGGGGAGACTCCGGAAGCTGGCGTCGCGCCTTTATACGAAGAACTTCGAGGACTCTCCCGAGGAGATCGTTCGGCGCAATCTCTGGGCGATCGTCGCCGGATATTTTCCAGGGGCCCTGGTCGTGGACCGTACCGCCTTTGAGACCGTTCCCGCTCCCGATGGAACCGTTTGCCTCGTCAGCGAGCGCGGGAGGACGACCGAACTGCCCGGCATCGTGCTGCGCCCGCGTCGTGGACCCGGGCCGATCTCATCAGACATGCCCTTCCTCGACGGCCTGTACCTCAGCTCGCAAGCCAGGGCCTTTCTGGAGAACATGCGCCCATCGCGGGCCCGGAGCGGTCGCGTGCCGCGCACGCTCACACAAGCCCAGGTCGAAGAGCGTCTCGATCGTCTCATTCGCGTCTCGGGCGAAGCAGCCATCAACCGGCTGCGCGACGAAGCCCGGGCGATCGCCACCGAACTCGACCTGGAGCGGGAGGCCGCACACCTCGACACGCTCATCGGCACGCTGCTCGGCACGCGCGAGAGCCGGCTCGATTCGCATGTGGCACGGGGTCGCAGCCGCGGGCGTGCCTACGACCCGGATCGGATGGAGTTGTTCCACACCCTGCACCAGGCACTTCGCGACCACCCTCCCCGCGACAGACCGGAGGTGCGGCGCGACTCACCGGGGCCGACGACGCTGGCATTCTTTGAGGCGTACTTCTCCAACTTCGTCGAGGGAACTGAGTTCCTCGTGAGCGAAGCCGTCGAAATCGTGTTTGAGGGCAGGATTCCGCCGCAACGGCCGGCGGACGCACACGACGTGATCGGGACTTGGCGTATCGTTTCCGACAGGGCGGAGATGCGCCGGACGCCGGAGGATCCGGAAGCCTTCGTGAGCCTTCTCCAGGGACGCCACCGGCGGATCATGAGCGAGCGGCCCGAGACGGGACCCGGCGAGTTCAAGGTGGCCGGCAACCGTGCCGGACAGACCGTATTCGTTGCCCCCGACCTCGTACCCGGCACGCTGGAACAGGGCTTCGCCCTCTACCGGAGCCTGGAATCGCCGTTCGATCGCGCCGTCTACATGATGTTCCTGGTCAGCGAAGTACATCCCTTCGCCGACGGCAACGGGCGTGTCGCGCGCGTGATGATGAACGCGGAACTCGTCGCCGGAGGAGCGGAGCGGGTCGTCATCCCGACCGCCTTTCGTGACGACTACCTCGCCGCGCTGAGGGCGTTGTCGCGAACGCGGCGTCCGGAGCCGCTCATCCAGGCGCTCGACTACGCGCAGCGCTGGACGATCGCGGTCGAATGGACTTCGATTCCCGAGACGCAGCAGCAACTCGACGCGTGCCACGCCTTCCTGGATCCTGCGGAAGCGGAGGCCGAAGGCAAGCGGCTGCGCATGCCGCGCTGA
- a CDS encoding aminotransferase class V-fold PLP-dependent enzyme, which yields MPTRRRFLARLGGSAAAAGAMTVVPTKWSTAVAAARDLSRTPGSAEEIARDEEFWIEIQKAFTTDRSLVNLNNGGVSPTPAHVLEAMKRDLDFANQIPVYNGWQILEPQREGVRARLARQWDVDPEEVAITRNASEGLQILQNGYDLERGDEVVTTTQDYGRMITTFQQRERREGIVMKQFKIPIPAEDPAEIVRLFEEQITDRTRLILMCHMINITGQILPVREVVEMARGYGIPVLVDGAHSLAHHDFTLSDLNCDNYAVSLHKWLHAPVGTGLLYVRREKIPEIWPLQAAAESRDDDIRKFEAIGTHPEANFLAIGEALTFHQLVGGERKEARLVHLRNYWAEQLLEHDRVRLNTSLKPGFACGIANVQVEGIDTSALRNWLWNRHRIFTVGINHAEFTGLRISPSTYTTLEELDRFVDAMTRAVKHGIPA from the coding sequence ATGCCCACCCGCCGACGATTCCTCGCCCGCCTCGGGGGCTCCGCCGCTGCCGCCGGAGCCATGACCGTCGTTCCCACGAAGTGGAGCACCGCGGTCGCGGCGGCCCGCGACCTGTCCCGCACGCCCGGCTCCGCCGAGGAGATCGCGCGCGACGAGGAGTTCTGGATCGAGATCCAGAAGGCGTTCACCACCGACCGCTCTCTCGTCAACCTCAATAACGGGGGCGTGAGTCCGACGCCCGCCCACGTGCTCGAGGCGATGAAGCGGGACCTCGACTTCGCGAACCAGATCCCGGTCTACAACGGGTGGCAGATCCTGGAGCCGCAGCGGGAGGGCGTCCGGGCCCGGCTCGCCCGGCAGTGGGACGTGGACCCGGAGGAGGTCGCGATCACGCGCAACGCGTCCGAGGGCCTCCAGATCCTCCAGAACGGGTACGACCTCGAGCGCGGCGACGAAGTCGTGACGACGACCCAGGACTACGGGCGCATGATCACGACCTTCCAGCAGCGCGAGCGCCGCGAGGGAATCGTGATGAAGCAGTTCAAGATCCCCATCCCGGCCGAGGATCCGGCCGAAATCGTGCGACTGTTCGAGGAGCAGATCACCGACCGCACGCGGCTCATCCTCATGTGCCACATGATCAACATCACCGGACAGATCCTGCCCGTGCGCGAGGTCGTGGAGATGGCGCGCGGCTACGGCATCCCGGTCCTCGTCGACGGCGCCCATTCACTTGCACACCATGATTTTACCCTCTCCGATCTGAACTGCGACAACTACGCCGTCAGCCTGCACAAGTGGCTGCACGCCCCGGTCGGGACCGGCCTCCTCTACGTGAGGCGGGAGAAGATCCCCGAGATCTGGCCGCTGCAGGCCGCGGCTGAGAGCCGAGACGACGACATCCGGAAGTTCGAGGCGATCGGCACGCACCCCGAGGCCAACTTCCTCGCCATCGGCGAAGCGCTCACCTTTCACCAGCTCGTCGGCGGCGAGCGCAAGGAGGCGCGCCTCGTACACCTGCGGAACTACTGGGCCGAGCAGCTCCTCGAGCACGACCGCGTGCGGCTCAACACGAGCCTCAAGCCGGGCTTCGCGTGCGGGATCGCCAACGTCCAGGTCGAGGGCATCGACACGAGCGCGCTCCGCAACTGGCTGTGGAACCGGCACCGGATCTTCACGGTCGGCATCAACCACGCCGAGTTCACGGGGCTCCGCATCTCGCCGTCCACCTACACGACGCTCGAGGAACTCGACCGCTTCGTGGACGCGATGACCCGCGCGGTGAAGCACGGCATCCCGGCCTGA
- a CDS encoding UGSC family (seleno)protein, translated as MTALTAANPATPASVLHDPTSELAPEMRPRRAPPPSLEGRVVALQGIGKLRSDEFLDHVKTRLDARGIATIRTDKPTNARRAPTELLQRIATEADVVVQALADUGSCTSCGLHDLRDLDERGIPGCFVVTTEFEEAAHSQSRTLGFEPGIVWVPHPIQNRTAAELEALADEAIDPILAMITASD; from the coding sequence ATGACCGCTCTGACCGCAGCGAATCCGGCGACGCCGGCCTCCGTCCTCCACGACCCGACCTCCGAACTCGCCCCGGAGATGCGCCCGCGGCGGGCACCTCCCCCGTCGCTCGAAGGACGCGTGGTGGCGCTGCAGGGGATCGGCAAGCTCCGCAGCGACGAGTTCCTCGACCACGTGAAGACGCGGCTCGATGCGCGCGGCATCGCGACGATCCGCACGGACAAGCCGACCAACGCGCGCCGGGCCCCGACCGAATTGCTCCAGAGGATCGCCACGGAGGCCGATGTCGTGGTGCAGGCATTGGCCGATTGAGGGTCCTGCACGTCGTGCGGTCTGCACGATCTCAGAGACCTCGATGAACGCGGGATCCCCGGCTGCTTCGTCGTCACGACCGAGTTCGAGGAGGCGGCGCACAGCCAGTCGCGCACGCTCGGCTTCGAGCCCGGCATCGTCTGGGTCCCGCACCCCATCCAGAACCGCACCGCCGCCGAACTCGAGGCGCTGGCGGACGAGGCGATCGACCCGATCCTCGCCATGATCACGGCGTCGGACTGA
- a CDS encoding thioredoxin family protein has protein sequence MEHSPLPQEGLAVVVKRDCPTCRLVEPVLERLADGPGGLVVLSQDDPDFPAALSGGVDDTELEQSFHLGIETVPTLVRFEDGKEAGRAVGWNRAEWRDLTSIPDLGAELPEFQPGCGSRSVEPGAAERLRARFGETGLEARQVALEPHADALEACFERGWTDGLPVVPPTPERILRMLAGTPRAPDEILGTVPPDYGECTVEKVAINAVLAGCKPEYMPVVLAALEAALDPDFTLHGILCSTCFTAPLVIVNGAIARRIGMNSGLNVLGQGNRANATIGRALNLIVRNVGGGRPGEIDRSTFGAPSKYTFCFAEDESDEEWEPLSVSRGVPAGVSAVTLFQGEGVQGIMDQRSRTPEELTASLAACLLAVCHPKICEWAHAVLLLSPEHYAIYREAGWGRARITEALLEATTRPLSEVTRGAGGLAEGVPDSETRRHVPKFPPGGLLLARAGGAAGLYSAILAGWPGGRAWQHSHPITREIET, from the coding sequence ATGGAACACTCTCCGCTCCCGCAGGAAGGGCTCGCGGTCGTGGTGAAGCGCGACTGCCCCACGTGTCGGCTGGTCGAACCGGTGCTTGAGCGGCTCGCCGACGGTCCCGGCGGTCTCGTGGTTCTCAGCCAGGACGACCCGGACTTTCCCGCGGCGCTTTCCGGCGGGGTCGACGACACGGAACTCGAACAATCCTTCCACCTCGGGATCGAGACCGTCCCCACCCTCGTGCGCTTCGAGGACGGGAAGGAGGCGGGCCGCGCGGTGGGCTGGAACCGGGCGGAGTGGCGCGATCTGACGTCGATTCCGGACCTGGGTGCGGAACTGCCCGAGTTCCAGCCGGGCTGCGGTTCGCGGTCCGTCGAACCCGGCGCGGCGGAGCGGCTGCGCGCGCGCTTCGGGGAAACCGGCCTCGAAGCGCGGCAGGTGGCGCTGGAACCGCATGCGGACGCCCTCGAAGCGTGCTTCGAGCGCGGGTGGACGGACGGGCTGCCCGTCGTCCCGCCAACTCCGGAGCGGATCCTGCGCATGCTCGCGGGCACGCCCCGGGCTCCGGACGAGATCCTGGGCACCGTGCCGCCGGACTACGGGGAGTGCACGGTGGAGAAGGTCGCGATCAACGCCGTGCTCGCGGGCTGCAAGCCGGAATACATGCCCGTCGTGCTCGCGGCGCTCGAGGCGGCGCTCGACCCCGACTTCACGCTGCACGGGATCCTGTGCAGCACGTGCTTCACCGCGCCCCTCGTCATCGTCAACGGCGCGATCGCCCGCCGCATCGGGATGAATTCGGGGCTGAACGTCCTTGGCCAGGGAAACCGCGCCAACGCGACCATCGGACGTGCCCTCAACCTCATCGTGCGCAACGTCGGCGGCGGCCGGCCCGGCGAGATCGACCGCTCCACCTTCGGGGCCCCCAGCAAGTACACGTTCTGTTTCGCGGAGGATGAGTCGGACGAGGAGTGGGAACCGCTCTCGGTGTCGCGCGGCGTCCCGGCCGGGGTGAGCGCGGTCACACTCTTCCAGGGGGAGGGTGTGCAGGGGATCATGGACCAGCGCTCGCGCACGCCGGAGGAACTGACCGCGTCGCTGGCGGCGTGCCTGCTGGCCGTGTGCCATCCGAAGATCTGCGAGTGGGCACATGCGGTGCTGCTCCTCTCGCCCGAGCACTACGCCATCTACCGGGAGGCGGGCTGGGGCCGGGCGCGGATCACCGAGGCGCTGCTCGAGGCGACGACGCGACCGCTGAGCGAGGTGACGCGCGGCGCGGGGGGCCTGGCCGAGGGGGTGCCGGACTCGGAGACGCGCCGCCACGTGCCCAAGTTCCCGCCCGGGGGACTGCTCCTTGCCCGGGCCGGCGGCGCGGCCGGACTGTACTCCGCCATCCTGGCCGGCTGGCCCGGCGGCCGCGCCTGGCAGCACTCACACCCCATCACGAGAGAGATCGAGACATGA